Proteins encoded within one genomic window of Streptomyces taklimakanensis:
- a CDS encoding tetratricopeptide repeat protein: MTTSTEAEWERRIDELWSAFDDHEPADFLARMDELVAELPPDDPVALYEMASAHDSLGHEEEAAPLYRRALDAGLPEGRRRQATIQLASTLRNLGRVQESVALLTAERSAGSDELDDAVAAFLALALVDAGREREAVALSLAALAPHLPRYGRSLTAYARGLTDEVGEAGRA, translated from the coding sequence ATGACGACATCCACGGAAGCGGAGTGGGAGCGGCGGATCGACGAGCTGTGGTCCGCCTTCGACGACCACGAGCCCGCCGACTTCCTCGCCCGCATGGACGAGTTGGTCGCCGAACTGCCGCCGGACGACCCCGTGGCCCTGTACGAGATGGCGTCCGCCCACGACTCCCTGGGGCACGAGGAGGAGGCCGCGCCGCTCTACCGCCGGGCACTGGACGCCGGGCTGCCCGAGGGGCGGCGACGCCAGGCGACGATCCAACTCGCCAGCACCCTGCGCAATCTCGGCCGGGTCCAGGAGAGCGTCGCCCTGCTCACCGCCGAACGGAGCGCCGGATCGGACGAATTGGACGACGCCGTCGCCGCGTTCCTGGCCCTGGCCCTGGTCGACGCCGGGCGGGAGCGGGAGGCCGTCGCCCTCTCCCTCGCCGCCCTCGCGCCCCACCTGCCCCGCTACGGCCGCTCCCTGACCGCCTACGCCCGCGGCCTCACCGACGAGGTCGGGGAGGCCGGGCGGGCGTAG
- a CDS encoding GNAT family N-acetyltransferase: MMHGMVRDMPVTRVVSVDDVEALTDRVRENRAFLAPWEPVRDEAYFTVEGQRAVLEAQLDAYARGSMVPLVIVDEDDRPIGRVNLNNVVRGAFQSADLGYWVSESHTGRGIASAAVAEAVEVAFGRLGLHRLQAGTLLHNTASQRVLARNGFRPFAVAPSYLRIAGQWQDHVLYHLLAPS, from the coding sequence ATGATGCACGGCATGGTCCGCGACATGCCCGTCACCCGTGTCGTCTCCGTGGACGACGTCGAAGCGTTGACCGATCGTGTGCGGGAGAACCGCGCGTTCCTCGCGCCGTGGGAACCGGTGCGCGACGAGGCCTACTTCACCGTGGAGGGGCAGCGCGCCGTGCTGGAGGCACAACTCGACGCGTACGCGCGCGGGAGCATGGTGCCGCTGGTGATCGTCGACGAGGACGACCGTCCCATCGGCCGGGTCAACCTCAACAACGTCGTCCGCGGTGCGTTCCAGTCGGCTGACCTCGGTTACTGGGTGAGCGAGTCGCACACCGGCCGCGGTATCGCCTCGGCGGCGGTGGCGGAGGCCGTCGAGGTGGCCTTCGGGAGACTCGGTCTGCACCGGCTCCAGGCGGGGACGCTCCTGCACAACACCGCCTCACAGCGGGTGCTCGCCCGCAACGGGTTCAGACCGTTCGCGGTGGCCCCCTCCTACCTCAGGATCGCGGGACAGTGGCAGGACCACGTCCTCTACCACCTGCTCGCACCGAGCTGA
- a CDS encoding recombinase family protein, whose translation MSSREEIISKLRGAPEGLPSVDEVRAMLAANPDLKCVVCYARISFDGRMKDAHGIEDQHREMTDNARQFGWLVVRRYTDNDKSASDERIVRDDFEQLVKDLAAGQTPEGYPIHGVMAVNDDRLYRRPGDWERYLKAFTAHEGRVYHDSNGLQDLYAEGFEIKGLVGVAMSLAETRKKQRRARNSHRNRAIRGQSVAAWRPFGWDDDKVSLRLDEAEAIRQAVKDVVAGASISEITRRWKEAGFITSRGNPFQYQTVKQVLLNPRLCGYRQIKGELVRDGDDQPVIGEWEPIITPKEWFAVTATIRERGQGTGLPRGGLVHKYLFTGILRCGNVLEDGTVCNNKMIGIKANDWLKYRHAYMCKKTVDGGCNRTYKRGDKTDKYVEALVIAKLEQQAASKARDLPEWGKEDQLERAIRSRKELERRWQEGEGDEAIDDETFFRNLPAIEERIKRLRAEQAEYLAKKAAAESAEEDIAASWETRTLSQKRELIKSALHAVIAVPGGKGQKAFDVTLLRPVWRSSE comes from the coding sequence GTGTCGTCACGCGAAGAGATCATCAGCAAGTTACGAGGGGCCCCCGAGGGCCTGCCGTCCGTCGACGAGGTCCGCGCCATGCTCGCGGCGAACCCGGACCTCAAGTGCGTGGTCTGCTACGCGCGCATCTCGTTCGACGGCCGGATGAAGGACGCGCACGGCATCGAGGACCAGCACCGCGAGATGACCGACAACGCGCGGCAGTTCGGTTGGCTGGTCGTCCGCCGTTACACGGACAACGACAAGAGCGCCAGCGACGAGCGGATCGTCCGCGACGACTTCGAGCAGTTGGTCAAGGATCTCGCCGCCGGGCAGACGCCCGAGGGCTACCCCATCCACGGCGTGATGGCCGTCAACGACGACCGCCTGTACCGGCGCCCCGGCGACTGGGAGCGCTACCTCAAGGCGTTCACCGCCCACGAGGGACGCGTCTATCACGACTCCAACGGTCTCCAGGACCTCTACGCCGAGGGGTTCGAGATCAAGGGGCTGGTCGGCGTCGCGATGTCGCTCGCGGAGACCAGGAAGAAGCAGCGCCGTGCGCGCAACAGCCACCGCAACCGGGCGATCCGCGGCCAGTCCGTCGCCGCATGGCGCCCGTTCGGCTGGGACGACGACAAGGTCTCGCTCCGCCTCGACGAGGCCGAGGCGATCCGCCAGGCCGTGAAGGACGTGGTCGCCGGAGCCTCCATCTCGGAGATCACCAGGCGGTGGAAGGAAGCCGGTTTCATCACCAGTCGCGGCAACCCCTTCCAGTACCAGACCGTCAAGCAGGTGCTCCTGAACCCCCGGCTGTGCGGCTACCGCCAGATCAAGGGCGAGTTGGTCAGGGACGGTGACGATCAGCCCGTCATCGGCGAGTGGGAGCCGATCATCACTCCCAAGGAGTGGTTCGCCGTCACGGCGACTATCAGGGAGCGCGGGCAGGGCACCGGGCTGCCGCGCGGCGGACTCGTTCACAAGTACCTGTTCACCGGGATTCTGCGGTGCGGCAACGTCCTGGAGGACGGCACGGTCTGCAACAACAAGATGATCGGCATCAAGGCCAACGACTGGTTGAAGTACCGGCACGCCTACATGTGCAAGAAGACCGTGGACGGCGGTTGCAACAGGACGTACAAGCGCGGTGACAAGACCGACAAGTACGTCGAGGCCCTGGTCATCGCGAAGTTGGAGCAGCAGGCCGCCAGCAAGGCCAGGGACCTCCCTGAATGGGGCAAGGAAGACCAGCTTGAGCGCGCCATCCGGAGCCGCAAGGAGCTGGAGCGCCGATGGCAGGAGGGGGAAGGGGATGAGGCAATCGATGACGAGACCTTCTTCCGCAACCTCCCGGCCATCGAGGAGCGCATCAAGCGGCTGCGCGCCGAGCAGGCCGAGTACCTGGCGAAGAAGGCCGCAGCCGAGTCCGCCGAGGAGGACATCGCCGCATCCTGGGAGACGCGGACGCTCTCCCAGAAGCGCGAGCTGATCAAGAGCGCGCTTCACGCCGTCATCGCCGTCCCCGGCGGCAAGGGGCAGAAGGCTTTCGACGTGACCTTGCTCAGGCCGGTGTGGAGGTCTTCCGAGTGA